A window of Castanea sativa cultivar Marrone di Chiusa Pesio chromosome 1, ASM4071231v1 contains these coding sequences:
- the LOC142634243 gene encoding uncharacterized protein LOC142634243: MGGDPTRRNQNLYCTYHRDKGHTIEQSRVLKYHLEQLVRSRNLKEFVVDLGGQGARQTSRPRGNPLPPPLGVIEVIHTASMSNQVTRRKGILIVVLVESPQEEQPPGKRMKYVWEPIAFMDEDLEGTTEPHDDALVVMARINGFIVKRVLVDQGSEAEVMYPYLFKGLGLKNKDSSRYDTPLVGFDGQMVVHEG, from the coding sequence ATGGGGGGAGATCCCACCCGAAGAAATCAGAATTTGTATTGTACATATCACCGGGACAAAGGGCACACCATCGAGCAAAGTAGAGTTCTAAAGTatcatttggagcagttggtgAGGTCGAGAAATTTGAAGGAGTTCGTGGTGGACCTTGGAGGTCAAGGAGCTAGGCAAACATCAAGACCTCGGGGTAACCCTCTCCCACCCCCGTTAGGCGTGATAGAAGTCATACATACTGCTTCAATGAGTAATCAAGTGACTCGTAGAAAAGGGATATTGATCGTGGTGCTAGTGGAAAGTCCTCAAGAAGAGCAACCACCAGGGAAAAGGATGAAGTACGTTTGGGAACCCATTGCCTTCATGGATGAAGATTTGGAAGGAACGACCGAGCCTCATGACGATGCATTGGTGGTTATGGCCCGGATTAACGGCTTTATAGTAAAGAGGGTATTAGTGGACCAAGGAAGCGAGGCCGAAGTAATGTATCCTtatctatttaaggggcttgGACTAAAGAACAAAGATTCATCCCGGTATGATACACCTTTAGTTGGATTTGATGGCCAAATGGTGGTTCATGAGGGGTAG
- the LOC142634253 gene encoding uncharacterized protein LOC142634253 — protein MGAGVGIVIITPKGLQMEHFFRLGFKAFKNEAEYEALLAGLRAVFDLGAQEVEIYSDSRLVVNQVQGNFEAKDPWMIDYLRLVKQTMSLFQKVKLIQIARGQNRHANSLAILASSLTKEIPQLIKVEVVKELSIDVKVNISIVAVPKPCWMDLIIDFLAEDHVPYDEKEAKRIRRIAAQYLAVLRPQTIPKIFWGTIPSMFTLEQC, from the coding sequence ATGGGAGCGGGGGTAGGGATCGTTATAATCACGCCAAAAGGATTACAGATGGAACATTTTTTTAGGCTAGGCTTTAAGGCTTTCAAaaatgaggctgagtatgaagcctTACTTGCAGGACTGAGAGCTGTATTTGATTTGGGGGCACAGGAAGTAGAGATTTACTCGGACTCACGGCTAGTCGTCAACCAAGTTCAAGGAAACTTTGAGGCCAAAGATCCTTGGATGATAGATTACTTGAGGTTAGTGAAACAAACCATGAGTCTGTTCCAGAAGGTAAAGCTAATTCAAATTGCTCGGGGGCAGAACAGACATGCGAATTCTTTGGCCATTTTGGCGTCATCATTAACTAAGGAGATACCCCAGTTGATTAAGGTGGAGGTTGTGAAAGAACTTAGTATTGATGTAAAGGTGAATATCTCGATTGTTGCGGTACCTAAGCCTTGTTGGATGGATCTGATAATTGACTTTTTAGCCGAGGACCATGTGCCATATGATGAGAAAGAGGCTAAAAGAATACGCAGAATAGCTGCTCAGTACCTGGCTGTCTTAAGACCGCAGACTATACCGAAGATCTTTTGGGGGACCATACCTTCTATGTTTACACTCGAGCAATGTTGA